taaatgataatgtttggatccactaaccagatggttaaactgagcgaatctgtttaagccaagggaatctagttagaccgagagatagttgtcaaatcatcgagaggaatgagccttgcctattgcttaacggcgtcatggtggacacccaaccttgctgactggagatcccaagaacttggttcaatgggacaactaaatcatgatgaccaaatcactgtgggggtaacccctggcctatttctatgatgatgaaacagtgagacccgtaaggtacgaggttaagctttatgcttttaatgatctttgacgaatacagggatttcaagtttgaatacataatattcggttaagtaaacgcgggttactctataagataaagatcacctatgtaagagagaagtatggccgcttcaaaggagaattgcgaggcacaattctttagaaactcttgcagaaccaggacgatgttccagggccaaaatggacataatcatgagaactgaatgagtcaggaaagttatagtgatgagtatgtcatcatttacacaaacggtcgaacagttcaaggacatcgcgtcatactgtctaccagtaaagtcgatatacttattcgagcgaaggttcaaggagcattctctacctatcgtatgctatatccgaccgccggaactatcaccaagtcaagctccgcgtctgtctgtctatatggtgcgtgctactggaccatcaatctcatttgtgggggattgttggacaaacttagtattttagactaagttgtcaatcattttgagactctatatgagtgagacacattatgtgttagtggtgtgtatttattggaacatattcttctcttcgaggggattccaacgcatattaacacgctcaaaatgagtaaaaggtgaatgagaactgatgttccaaagttttaccttttaatatgaaaagtggttttgtaccacatcgagagtagcacaaacctattccttagtttttcttataaataccatgtaccacatcgaaaagaaaaacaagtcctttcaagcctctctttataaatagagtcttagggcaccagttttattaagtcgaggaaataagagtcatctctttcattctcggtctctttagtcttaaatttttccaatattccggtgatagttctcgggctcagttcaagttcgctgagagtatattcgatctatcgattatactagtatctcgttttatcctgggaagcaggtcgctaaacacggatggtgcggggcgaaactgctttaaggagacagttttctggactcgagattaaatccaatctctgtttgttttctcaaacccttctcctaatttaattgttaattctcatatgcttatgtgatttaagaattaacaatgttttgtgaagtagttatatattcaatatatatatatataacaatgtctttatcgtacaagattgctAACAGTAACATGTTGTAAAATGTTAGTCTAGCCTGTAGATAGGAATGTTATTTCGAGACTTGATTTTAAGTGAGTCAGTTACGTAGTTGCAATAAGTTATGGTTGAAGTGTGTTTCTCATATGGGAGATTTTCAACACATTTGATACCTCAATTCGGTTAATTAATGTTAAAAATTTCATCCCTCAAAGGTGGAATTTATTTTATGGGAGGAATATTAGAAACTTAGGTGATTGTCAAAATTTGTGTCGGATTTTACAGTGTATACAATGTGAGATCTATTTAAAATCGCAGTCTGGTCTCAATCGAACAAATGTATGACAATTTCTTACATTTGAAGCACAGACAAATTCACCTACCATGCTTTGCAGGAGTCTGAGCTGTGtttgatgtttacttcagtttATGTATGAAAATTTAAACTAGTACTATCGAACTAGTAGGTGTATACTATTATTAAATATACGATTCTATTTGGGCTTCCTCTAACAGTATAAAATTTTAGACGAGCTGATTAGTCAAAATGATATCAGAGAGTGCTCTGGTTACTCAACAACTACTAATACATGAGATGGTTTTGTTTGTCGACAAACTTTTTTTGTTGCAACCTAAAAATTAAGTCCGGAGAGAGTGACATGACACCCTTATATTCACGTCAATTTTTGACATTAAATCTATCCGCTAAAAGAGGAGAGTGTTGAATCCAACTGAAGGATATAATTACAAAAGACAGCCAGACCACAACCCCTTCAATTTCCTCACACATGACCCATCTCTGTTTCATCAAGCCCTGCCCTCTTCTGTTCTTAATTTTCTCTTCCTTCtctcttgaattatttcagattcACCTCACAAAAATGGGCATTCTTTTTTATCGCTCATAAGAGCATTTATTATATTACTGTTTAATAATTCCACATTATTAGAAGTTGGAAAAACCCATGTCTAGCTCTGAATTTGTGGGGTATTGAAATGGATCCATCTTCATGATATGGTCAACTTATTTGTTCTTCACAGAATTCTACTATTAAAATCAGTTAACAGCAGCATCAACTGAGTCAGATTATTAGTTACACTCGAATTTGATTCCATAAAATATGAGCTGTAAATCAAGGTGTCTAATTCTCCCTTTTAAGCAAATTTAAGATCATATATTTTTTTCACAAATAGGTGTCCAAAATATCACAGCCTGCGAGAATAGTCCTTTTCATTTCAAAGAAACGCCGGATTAGATACAAAAATATGAGAATATGAAGACGATTGACGGGCATGTGCATGAGAATTAATGAGTATATATCGATGAAATGAAAATTTAGGGGATACGATGAGTTTGATTTAACCAAGATAATGAGTTCTATTCTATACCACTAATTTTCTTATTTAAACACTATTTGCTTGGCGTTTGAATTTAAGGTTCTGATTATTGTTAACAAGCCACATTGTCTACGAACTGAACACCCTCTTAGCAACTGGTCAAATTATGCTACTACACAACAAACTTGACATTGTGTATCAAGAATCAAGATACCAACCTGTTTGTATAATTTCGAACCTATACAAAACACTAAAAAAAATACACAACAAATATATGGAGAGAGAACAAGAGAATACAGAAGGCTGCAGTTACATTATAAAAGGCtgtttaatattatatttaagtATCTGAAAGTTTCACGTGAAAGAGAAGCCATGTGTCCGTGAGTTTTGCGAACAAACAAGTTCGAGAAACCAAGACGTCCCACTTCCCAATATATCCCAACAACCCACTGCTATTAGACCATCCGATTCTGTATTTTTCAGGCAAGCATTCAGCTATTTTCACTCAACTTAATTTAGCTTCCGATCTTAACCATAAAATTTAAATACTCACGTACACAACTTTCATAGATAAAACATTTTCGTTAAATTACACATGCTTTTGTTTATTTTCTTAGATTTTCGCTAACGTTATCAAAAAAGAGTTCGACCAAGTTTtacaataataatattttttgagTGGACACGTACATGAACATGAGTAGAGAAAAGATCCGCGTACATTTTGCTGCGACGAAAAGCATAAAAAATAGGGCATGCattgaaaaataaatcaaaatagcTGTCAGTTCTTGGAATTCCAGATTGTAAATTACACTTGTCCCCATTCTTTCTGCAACATTGACTGAGAGGCTTTAAATTATACACATAAATCTTAACTTGTGAAAACATTTTTAGTTTAATTCTGTCACGTTTGTTAGCTAGCTAGTCAAAAAGCTTGTGACCTTAGTAAAGTGATAATGACACTTTAATTGGcgcctttattttattaaatttactCAGATGAGCTCCTTGAAGATTCATATATAATTCCCATTTACATAAATGTATAAACACACACTTGAAATTATTAGTTGTATAGATCTTGATTCTTGAACTTTGTCATTTTTGTAAAAAAGATGGTTTTGTTAGCACATTCACATTCAAGAAAGTTCAAGATTCTTGACATGCAAGGTCAATATTGAGAGCTTTGATCAAAATGTTGCATCTTTTTTCAAGGTACAATCTTTATTCTATCTTTTTCTTGATTACATATTTGTGTTTTGTTGTTGGATCAAGTAGTAATGATGATGTTGAAGCTCTTTTAGCCTTGAAATCTTCAATTGATCCATTGAATTCACTTCAATGGAGTGGTGAGAATGTTTGTAAATGGTATGGTGTTAAAGAATGTTTGAATGGAAGAGTTAGAAAGCTTGTGTTAGAACATTTGAACTTAAGTGGAACATTAGATGAAAGGAGTTTAAATAGTTTAGATCAACTTAGAGTTCTTAGTTTCAAGAACAATTCACTTTATGGTCAAATCCCAAATCTTTCTGGCCTTGTTAATCTTAAGGCTATATTTCTGAATGAGAACAACTTTTCGGGTGATTTTCCGGGGTCTATTTCGGTTCTTCACCGTCTTAAGGTTGTGGTCTTTTCGCAAAATCAAATTTCCGGGGATATTCCAGTGTCGGTTGTCAGCATTCGGAGACTGTATGTTCTGTATTTGGAGGACAATCTTTTGACAGGTTTTATTCCGGGGTTTAATCAAACGGGGCTTAGATTTTTTAATGTTTCGAACAATTTACTTTCTGGGGAGATTCCGGTGACTCCTGCATTGGTTAGATTTAATTTTTCGTCATTTTCTGGGAATTTTGAGTTGTGTGGTGAACAGATTAATACCCCATGTAATGGTAATTTGATTGGGGCTCCTCCGTTGAGGAGCCCTGGTGTGAGTTCTGGACATGAAACGAAGCACCGGAAAAGGAAGAAGATTATATGGGTGGTTGTTGGTAGTGTAGGTGGGGTTCTTTTGTTGTGCATTTTGATTTGGCTATTAGTATTTTGTATGAAAAAGAGGGGCAAATATGAGACTAGGGAAGACCGGAGTAAGGCCATTGGCGGTGGCCAGGTGGTTGCAGTGGCACCGGTAGTGGAGGAAGACGAAGGAGGAGGTGGGAAAGGGGGTGGACACAACTGGGAGGGAGATGGGGGAATGGGAAATTTGGTGTTTTGTGGGCCAGGAGATCAAGAAATGAACTATAGTTTGGAGGATTTATTGAAGGCATCAGCAGAGACATTAGGAAGAGGAACGATGGGGAGTACTTATAAGGCAGTTATGGAGTCCGGTTATATTGTGACGGTGAAGAGGTTAAAGGATGCACGATATCCGAGGGTAGAGGAATTCAGGAGGCAAATGGCGGTGGTGGGAAAACTCCGGCATCCAAATTTGGTGCCTATCCGAGCTTATTTTCAAGCCAAAGAAGAAAGGCTTCTTGTGTTTGATTACTTCCCCAATGGCAGTCTTTTTTCTCTCATTCACGGTATGTTTTTCTTTGTGTTATATATGTGGTACCATTTTGTTCTTGGTTATCCTGGGTCAAAGAAATCTAAATATTCACATTCATAAAACCTCCAGTTAGAATCCAAAACTGGACCTTTTGTTTAGAAATTTTCAGATGCTAAGAAATTTTAGAGGTAGTATTTCGAGCAGAAATATAAATACATCAGCAATGATGTGCAATTCCTTTGGCTCAATGTGCAGAAATGCCTTTGAACTGTTTACACTGGTTAACCGGAAAATATTATCTTCATTTAGAATCAGTGTTGATCTTTAATTTCTGCTGTATAATTCTTAAATTAGGTCATCTGTTAGCATCATCAATACATTTTTAGATTGAGAATATGATACAGGGAACACTTATGTGTCTCCTAAAACATAAAAGTACAAACTACTCTAGTAATGCCATAAGATACAGACATAAATATGTGATGACATTGAGTAATGTATCCAATTGTAGTACCATTCATTTTGAGTACTGATTTTGCACCAACTTATCATTATTATGTATAAAACATACATTTAAACCAATAAAACAAATGAATATTAATCATCAAAGAAAGTGATGAAATAAATTTGACTAATTTAGTTAAATCATACAGTTTGATATATTTTCGCTAGCTAGGCATCATAATTCAAAATGAATTCATGCTTCTTAGAATTACTCTGTATTGTTAAAGAAACAACTGAACTATACTGTAGGTAAATTTTAGATGTTTTCTCTAGCATTGAAAGTTATTAGCATAGATATCCAGCTAAATGCAGTAACTagacaaaaagaaaaaggaagaaTAATAAGTCTGTGTCGTTTTGTACCTTTTCGTCAAGATTTGTACTGGTAGTTTAAGCATCCACACTCAAGTATTCAATTTTAAATTTCCAGTGCTGTGTCACTTTACAATAAAATCAAATACAAAGTAACCCATGATTAGAAATGTGGATGGGCGTGGGGTATAAAACAGAATTTTGTTTGAAATTTCTCCGCGCTAGATTTAAATCAAGCATTCAGTACAATATGTAATTagcatgatcatgatctagaatATCGATGTATCTGTATTCTAAACCAAATCAAACATTATACTTATCTCTTAGTAGAATATGGCATCGAAGAGTTATATAGGGTCCGAGAAGGATGAGATATAAGCAAAATTTACGTTTACAAGGCCAAGAAGGGTTCTCAGAATTTTTCTCTATTCTTAATAATATAGGCAGTACTGTTTTGTGAAGATCCCAGGCCTTTCAAAAAATCTGGAAAGGTTTAGGTAGATACTAATTATTTACTCTATAAACCTCAGCTTCTAATTCCACTCAACTGTTTTTTGAAGTAGTCATCCATGGTGGACCTCGCCATTATAATCAGACATCAGCACAACAACTTTTCTCAATTTAGAAATTCATACACTTAAAAGTTTCTTCATCAGTTAGCCCTGTCTAACTATTAGCCTGATATGTCAATTTTGCTTTTGCAAAATCTAAATCATGTGTTCATTCATCAACAGATATACATCAATTTTTTTGTTACATGATGCTACAACACTTGCATGATCTTTCTCTAGTTCATAATTTAGTAACAGTACCAAACGCAGGCCAAGTTGTAATATTTAATGAAAAGTATATGTAAAACTTGCTGCTTCTTTTTATGAAATATAGAGTGAATCTGAACTAGGTCCCCAAACATCGAATTTGACAGGGGTCTGAACTTTTGGATGGACATAATTTCTGAATATGTAGGGTCCTTATAATATAATGCATAATCAAAGAGGATTAACTTTAAGGTAATAATATGCATTTAAACTGGGAAATGATTATGATGCTCTATTATTCTCTATCAGCTTTCCTTGTCAAGCCATCGCTTCACCTTGATCTGGGTGAAACTGTGAAAGATACCAATGGTTTCCTGTTCCATGAACTTTATTCTCCAAAAGCTCTGTCCCTTTTAGTTTTAAATAGTTGAGCTGCGCATCCATTGGCCAGTCACATTTCACAACCACTTTAGTTCAGATTTTCATATCTCCATCTACAGAAAATGACACATCAAGTGTTAAATGTAACTGTATTTTTGACTAAACACTTGAATATGTATAATCTATGGCACTTGTTTttggtaaaaaaaataaaaaaaatttatggCGTGTTTCTACGCATATGAAAGGTCATTTGTGAAATTGAAATGATCAATACTGACTGTTACTCTCAATAATAAATTCGGTTCTGTTCAACAATATATGAGAtttgcttgtgtgaaaatgcaTAATATTCAAGATTTTTCTTTATATTTGTGTAGATTTAGAATTTATCATTTACCATTACATTTACGTAAGTAATCGTAGTATGATTGATGTTCTTGCAGGATCGAGAACATCAGCTGGTGGAAAGCCTCTTCACTGGACATCATGTCTCAAAATAGCAGAAGATTTAGCCACTGGGCTAAACTACATCCACCAAAACCCTGGCCTAACACATGGCAACCTGAAATCGTCCAATGTACTTTTAGGATCTGACTTCGAATCTTGCCTTACAGACTACTGCCTTACCACATTCCGGAAACCTGATTCAACCGAAGAATCCACTGCCTCTGCCCTTTTTTATAGAGCACCTGAATGTCGCGACACACGTCGTCTCCTTACCCAACAAGCTGATGTCTACAGCTTTGGCATCATTCTCTTGGAGCTCCTCACAGGAAAAACTGCATTCCAGGACCTTGTCCAAGAACATGGCTCTGATATTCCAAGTTGGGTTCGAGCAGTACGGGAAGAAGAGACTGAATCCGGTGATGATCCTGCCTCAGGCAATGAAGGATCAGAGGAGAAACTTGCAGCTCTTTTGAACATTGCAA
This genomic interval from Apium graveolens cultivar Ventura chromosome 8, ASM990537v1, whole genome shotgun sequence contains the following:
- the LOC141678847 gene encoding inactive leucine-rich repeat receptor-like serine/threonine-protein kinase At1g60630, giving the protein MLHLFSRYNLYSIFFLITYLCFVVGSSSNDDVEALLALKSSIDPLNSLQWSGENVCKWYGVKECLNGRVRKLVLEHLNLSGTLDERSLNSLDQLRVLSFKNNSLYGQIPNLSGLVNLKAIFLNENNFSGDFPGSISVLHRLKVVVFSQNQISGDIPVSVVSIRRLYVLYLEDNLLTGFIPGFNQTGLRFFNVSNNLLSGEIPVTPALVRFNFSSFSGNFELCGEQINTPCNGNLIGAPPLRSPGVSSGHETKHRKRKKIIWVVVGSVGGVLLLCILIWLLVFCMKKRGKYETREDRSKAIGGGQVVAVAPVVEEDEGGGGKGGGHNWEGDGGMGNLVFCGPGDQEMNYSLEDLLKASAETLGRGTMGSTYKAVMESGYIVTVKRLKDARYPRVEEFRRQMAVVGKLRHPNLVPIRAYFQAKEERLLVFDYFPNGSLFSLIHGSRTSAGGKPLHWTSCLKIAEDLATGLNYIHQNPGLTHGNLKSSNVLLGSDFESCLTDYCLTTFRKPDSTEESTASALFYRAPECRDTRRLLTQQADVYSFGIILLELLTGKTAFQDLVQEHGSDIPSWVRAVREEETESGDDPASGNEGSEEKLAALLNIAMACVALAPDSRPGMREVLKMIKDARAEAQGSSNSSDHSPGRWSDTVQSLPRDEHLSI